GAACCACCTGCACCTCGTGACGGAGGCCAAGGACCGGGGCGTGCTGATGCGAGGGCTGCGGGCGCTGGCGATTCGCCTCGCGCACGCGCTGAACCGCACGGTGGGCCGCAAAGGGCGGGTGTTTCGGGACCGCTACCATCAGCACATCCTGAAGACGCCGAGCGAGGTGAAGGCCGCGCTCGCGTACGTGCTTCAGAATCAACGCAAGCACGCACGTGCGCGCGGCAAGTGGGTCCCGCGACGCGACCTGGACGCGTGCAGCTCGGCGCGCTACTTCGACGGCTGGAAGGACTTCAGCCCAGTGCCCCCCGACGGAGACCCGCCGGTGCTCGAGCCACGAACCTGGCTCCTCAAGACGGGCTGGAAGCTGCGAGGACTGATTCCCACGAGCGCGCCGACGACTGCCCGCGCCTACTTACCCCAGGAAAGCGTCTCGGCCTGGCCGCGATAGACCTGCTGCTGGTTCAGGCCGTCGGGGGTCGCGACCCAGACGCCCCCGCGACTCGAGCTGAAGGCGATGAGGCGGCCGTTCGGCGCCCAGGTGGGCCCCTGGTTGCTCCCTTGCCCCTGGGTGAGCCGCTTCACCTCGCCGCTCTGCACGTTCACGGTGAAGATGTCGTAGTGGCCGCGCTCGTCTCGCCCCGTGAAGGCCACGAGCGGCGTATCGGCGCGCGGACACCAGTCGGGCTCCTGGTTGTAGCTCCCACGGAAGGTGAGCCGCCGCGCCCCGCCCCCCGAGGCGGACATGACGTAGATCTGCGGCGAGCCGCCGCGGTTCGAGACGAACGCGAGCTGCGAGCCGTCGGGGGACCAGGTCGGCGAGGTGTCGATGGCCGCGTTGTGCGTGAGTCGCTTCAGCACCTGCCCCGTCGCGCTGATGACGTAGATCTC
This region of Deltaproteobacteria bacterium genomic DNA includes:
- a CDS encoding PD40 domain-containing protein, with product EIYVISATGQVLKRLTHNAAIDTSPTWSPDGSQLAFVSNRGGSPQIYVMSASGGGARRLTFRGSYNQEPDWCPRADTPLVAFTGRDERGHYDIFTVNVQSGEVKRLTQGQGSNQGPTWAPNGRLIAFSSSRGGVWVATPDGLNQQQVYRGQAETLSWGK